A region of the Triticum aestivum cultivar Chinese Spring unplaced genomic scaffold, IWGSC CS RefSeq v2.1 scaffold44546, whole genome shotgun sequence genome:
GTTTTTATTTGAGATAATTTTTATTTAAaatgagtaaatagcataaaactactactactttacaggctagggttccaaaaaactaccggcTTTTAATTTTTTACAGATAACTACCAAACGAGGGGTcgactgtttcaaaaaacccaaaaaacTGAGTGCTTATCAATTGATTGtgattatgacaggtgggccctatgcGTAAGAGCTCTAATTGTTTGACCATTTGTTTGACCGTTAGGTGTGGGCCTGCACACAAATTTAAGAAAGCAATCTGGTCCCTGTTTTTTTTtgtaaaaagcaatcgggtccctgctCTCAGACAAGGATCCATTGTTGCTCCTCTCGCTCCAGAGCTGGACCTCGCGGCTCCGCCTCCTCCGACCGGTGAGCCGCCCGCCGTCGGCGCTCACCGGGGCTCAACCCTGGCCGTTGCCCCGCCTCACCTCCTTCTCTCCTACCTCTCTACGCCCGCCGCCTAGCCGTGTTGCACGACGCCGCCGGGCCAGTGGCTGCATCTACACCGGCTCCCCATGGCGGGCTCAGGCCATCGCGAGCCGCACGCCATGGCTAGGGGCTCAGGCCGTCGCCAGCCGCGCCATGGCCAGTGGCTCAGGCCGCCACCAGTCGCGCGCCATGGCCAGGAGCGCGCCAACGAGCAAGGGCGCCGCCAGCCGCGCCATGGCCAGGGGCTCGGGCCGCCACCAGCCGCGCGCCATGGCTAGGAGCTCCTCCACCTAGCCCGTCGGCCGACTAGAGAAGCCCGCCGTCGCGACGAGGAACGCGATGGCCGAGCCGCCGCCTTTCGCTTGGCCAGCGATCTGGCCGCCGGCGAGCTGCCGGCGCAGTTCTTGATTGCTTTTTGCAGAAAATAtcaaggacccgattgcttttttcagAAAACATCAGGGACCTTATTGCTTTTAAAAAAAAGAAatagggacctgattgctttttttaaaaCTTACATAGATACTGACATGTGGACCCTACATGTAAGGTAACAGTCAAACaaacggtcaaacaaacggttcTCTTATgtgcgggtcccacctgtcataatcACGATCAATTGATAAGCACTCAgcgttttgggttttttgaaacagccgaccccgtgtttggtagttatctgagaaaaattaaaaaccggCAGTTTTTTGGAAcccctagcctgtaaagtagtagttttatacTATTTACTCATTTGAAAAGGTGTGGCTGAAGTCTGCGGCTGTAGCATTGCTGCCGCGTGACCGTTAGCCCTTTTTACATCATCTGATGGGGCACTAGGTTTAGATCATCAATTATATAACATTATCTGTTGGAGACGAAAGTTTTTTGAGACGATGTAGTAAAGTTATACATTTAGtgctttttggtgatgtattttacaccATCCATGCTCTTACAAGTGGACTACAGCAACCGATGCCACTTCCGAACAGCTAGCTGGCTGGCTAGTTCGTTCCAGGTGCTCCGGTGACGGACCGGCCAACGACGACCACCCTGCTGGACGCGCCCCTACCGCCGCAGAGGAAGCCCACAATCGCGTCGGACTGCCGGACGGTCTTGTTGAAGAGCGCACCGAGCAGCATGCCGGCGACGGGAGCGACGACGTAGATCCAGATGGATGTGTAGCGCCCGAAGACGATCGCCGGGCCCAGGCTCCTTGCCGGATTCATCGAGCCTCCCGACACGGGCCCGATGACCAGGCCCAGCGTCCCGACCGTCGCCCCGATGGCGATCCCTACCACCGCCTTGCTCTGCATGGAAGCCAAGCATCAATAATGGAAGCGATGGATCAGGTACCCGCCTAAAGTTTCCTCTCCGGCTCGCATGTATGTAAATGTAAATGTTTGGAAACGTGTAGTTACGGCGTTGCTTGTGGCGACGGTGGAGATGACGATCATGAGCACGGCGGAGGCGAGGAGCTCGAGGAGGAAGGGGAGCCGGGCGCCGGCCTCGGGGGGCCTGGGCACGGTGCCGTAGAAGTTGTCGTCGTGCGGCCTCATGATGGCGTTGACGGAGAGGCAGGCGAGCACGGAGGCGCCGATCTGCGTGGCGACGTAGAGCGGGAGCTTGCGCCAGGGGAAGTAGCGGAAGGCGGCGAAGGTGAGGGTGACGGCGGGGTTGAGGTGCGCGGGGCCCATCCAGCCGAGCACGAAGGCGACGGTGAGGGCGACGACGAGGCAGACGGTGGGGAAGGTGAGGCCGTGGTGCATCTCCTGCATCAGCGCCGCCACGCACGACCAGAACACCATCAGGAACGTCGCCACGCCCTCCAGCAACAGCTTCATCATAGTAATTCACAGAGATCAACTGTTCATTAATACACTGACTGATGACGCTGTCAGATTATTATGCTCAGAAACGCTGTAAATTAATTGACGGTCTCGATGCTCAGCTCGTCCCTCTGCAAGGCGTGAACGCAGAGCATTGCGTCACTAGTACCTCCCGGATGAGGTGGCCAACGGCTAGGCCCTTGGTGGCGTGTCCGGCAGCCGGCGCCGACTCCTGGCCGCGGCGAGCCTGCTCTAGGTCCGGCCCGttcgccgcgccgtcgccgcccaccGTGTTCGTCTTGTCAAGATCCATCGTGGGTTCCAGTGCAccaagagctagctagctagctagcaccgTCAGTTCATTCTCTCGTGTGTTCCGTTGCTCCCCACGCCATTGATCCGGCCGCCAATATAGTCGTCTCGTGTCGACCACCCACCGTGTGTGATGGGCAAATTGGTTGCGTTGGAACAGAGCAGCCCTCGCACGCTCTTGGCATGTGGAGGAGGAACTGATGCTACGGGAGTGTACGTACGTGCCGGATCGATCAACTGAATTAACCGACCCACCGCTGCACTCGCTTTGTGTGGATCCTTCTTCCACTTGTTCTCAGAACAGACTCCTAGTCGTCTCACAAGAGAAAAAAAAAGTTAAATATACCATGAGTGCTTTAACTTGTCCACAACGGTCAGTTTGGTACCCAAAACTTGCAAAATACTACATAAGAGTGGCCTCGTAACTTGTTTTACCAATAATGCTAAACATACAAAGAGTTACATGCAATTACATGCTGACTAGGATTTTTTCCATCTACTAACCAATCACAAAGTTGCCCCCCNNNNNNNNNNNNNNNNNNNNNNNNNNNNNNNNNNNNNNNNNNNNNNNNNNNNNNNNNNNNNNNNNNNNNNNNNNNNNNNNNNNNNNNNNNNNNNNNNNNNNNNNNNNNNNNNNNNNNNNNNNNNNNNNNNNNNNNNNNNNNNNNNNNNNNNNNNNNNNNNNNNNNNNNNNNNNNNNNNNNNNNNNNNNNNNNNNNNNNNNNNNNNNNNNNNNNNNNNNNNNNNNNNNNNNNNNNNNNNNNNNNNNNNNNNNNNNNNNNNNNNNNNNNNNNNNNNNNNNNNNNNNNNNNNNNNNNNNNNNNNNNNNNNNNNNNNNNNNNNNNNNNNNNNNNNNNNNNNNNNNNNNNNNNNNNNNNNNNNNNNNNNNNNNNNNNNNNNNNNNNNNNNNNNNNNNNNNNNNNNNNNNNNNNNNNNNNNNNNNNNNNNNNNNNNNNNNNNNNNNNNNNNNNNNNNNNNNNNNNNNNNNNNNNNNNNNNNNNNNNNNNNNNNNNNNNNNNNNNNNNNNNNNNNNNNNNNNNNNNNNNNNNNNNNNNNNNNNNNNNNNNNNNNNNNNNNNNNNNNNNNNNNNNNNNNNNNNNNNNNNNNNNNNNNNNNNNNNNNNNNNNNNNNNNNNNNNNNNNNNNNNNNNNNNNNNNNNNNNNNNNNNNNNNNNNNNNNNNNNNNNNNNNNNNNNNNNNNNNNNNNNNNNNNNNNNNNNNNNNNNNNNNNNNNNNNNNNNNNNNNNNNNNNNNNNNNNNNNNNNNNNNNNNNNNNNNNNNNNNNNNNNNNNNNNNNNNNNNNNNNNNNNNNNNNNNNNNNNNNNNNNNNNNNNNNNNNNNNNNNNNNNNNNNNNNNNNNNNNNNNNNNNNNNNNNNNNNNNNNNNNNNNNNNNNNNNagcaccacaaattaaaatatgggccccacaggtcagtatGACTCGGAAAAAAAGAGTAAAATAAAACACCGGGGCCTAGTTTCGAACCTGGGACCTCCCTGTCGGTGGTGCACATCCCGCCCAAGGTGACCAAAAAAGCCGGTATTAAGACAAGCTAGAAGTCTATATATCAAGCTTTGTTTATctttaagggcatgtacaatggttgataagatagttttatcttaaatcttgcatgtaatttagagatgacaaaaaatatGTGTACAAtagatcatctcttagccttatcttcaataactagctattcctaaaaatgtggtgagacatattgtgctaagagatcatctcttgtcttctcttaaataagagaattCAAGctttttcttatgatttctctctcttCCACCTCATCAGTTATCCTACGTGTCATtcctaagatagaaccattgtacatgccctaaaagCATTTCTCTTATTTCTACTTTAATACGGGCGTGCACgagattttttatttatttccaATTTCATGT
Encoded here:
- the LOC123172315 gene encoding aquaporin NIP4-1; this encodes MDLDKTNTVGGDGAANGPDLEQARRGQESAPAAGHATKGLAVGHLIRELLLEGVATFLMVFWSCVAALMQEMHHGLTFPTVCLVVALTVAFVLGWMGPAHLNPAVTLTFAAFRYFPWRKLPLYVATQIGASVLACLSVNAIMRPHDDNFYGTVPRPPEAGARLPFLLELLASAVLMIVISTVATSNASKAVVGIAIGATVGTLGLVIGPVSGGSMNPARSLGPAIVFGRYTSIWIYVVAPVAGMLLGALFNKTVRQSDAIVGFLCGGRGASSRVVVVGRSVTGAPGTN